The following proteins are co-located in the Sphingomonas panacis genome:
- a CDS encoding FadR/GntR family transcriptional regulator: protein MKAGSETQVEGSGEGRDRLYQQLARKLFEDLASGRYAIGDRLPAERDLAIEHGVSRPTVREAIIALEVQGFVEVRIGAGAYVRRIPGTAETPGFHVTGFELMEARIAIEGEAAALAAVQITDTELDLLDELVERIDQLNRMNANPDDADETDREFHQVIARATRNAAMINTVEQMWHLRASSPDIALLLAKARAAKVKPVVEEHRVIAEALRSRDPAQARAAMRAHIAAVLDHLLFATEEAAVAEARRAAQTTRERFSRLSGL, encoded by the coding sequence ATGAAGGCCGGAAGCGAAACACAGGTCGAAGGTTCGGGCGAGGGTCGCGACCGGCTGTACCAGCAGCTCGCGCGCAAATTGTTCGAGGATCTGGCGTCGGGTCGCTATGCGATCGGCGACCGGCTGCCGGCAGAACGCGACCTCGCAATCGAACATGGCGTCAGCCGCCCGACCGTGCGTGAGGCGATCATCGCGCTCGAGGTGCAGGGCTTCGTCGAGGTTCGGATCGGCGCGGGCGCCTATGTACGCCGCATTCCCGGCACGGCGGAGACCCCCGGCTTCCATGTCACCGGCTTCGAACTGATGGAGGCGCGGATCGCGATCGAGGGCGAGGCGGCGGCGCTGGCGGCGGTGCAGATCACCGATACCGAACTCGACCTGCTCGACGAATTGGTCGAGCGGATCGACCAGCTCAACCGGATGAACGCCAATCCCGACGACGCCGACGAAACCGACCGCGAGTTCCACCAGGTGATCGCGCGGGCAACGCGCAACGCGGCGATGATCAACACCGTCGAGCAGATGTGGCATCTGCGCGCGAGCTCCCCCGATATCGCGCTGCTGCTCGCCAAGGCGCGCGCCGCCAAGGTGAAGCCGGTCGTCGAGGAGCATCGCGTGATCGCCGAGGCGCTCCGCTCGCGCGATCCCGCGCAGGCGCGCGCGGCGATGCGCGCGCATATCGCGGCGGTGCTCGACCATCTGCTGTTCGCGACCGAAGAGGCGGCTGTCGCCGAGGCGCGGCGCGCGGCGCAGACCACGCGCGAGCGGTTCAGCCGGTTGAGCGGGCTCTAA